The Syntrophobacterales bacterium genome contains the following window.
AGACGGGTGATGCCGGCGACAAAACCGGTTAGCTGTTCGAACTGCGAGACGATGATGGAAAGGGCGCCAAGAACCTGGACAAAAGCGCTTTCCGCCTGGGTTACGACACCGAATTTTATTTGCCCGGCAAAGTACAAAGGCGCCATCACCACAACGGGCAGCACCAAAATTAGGTACTCGTAACCCTTCGTGAAAAATTCCAGGTTTCGCTGCCAACCGATCAGAAAACGGAGGTTTTTGATTGCGATGAGCAGACGATCCTTGACTTGATTCTGCTCCCGTTCTTCCCCGCGGTAAAACGCGATTGATTCGGCGTTGTCGCGCACGTGCACGAGTCCATACCGCAGGTCCGCCTCTTTGCGAAGCTGCATGAAATTAAGATTTACCAGTTTCTTGCCGAAAAAAAAGGTGACCGTCGTGCCGAAGGCGGCATAGCCCAAAAGGATAAGGACAAGCTTGATGGAAATCCCCCAGAGAATGCCGATAAACGAGATCAACTGAACAATAGAAAAAAATATAATTGACAGGAATTCGAGACTTGTTGCGGTAAACGCTGAGATGTCCTGAGAGATGCGCTGGTCGGGATTGTCGATTTCCCGGTTGTCCTTGATGTGATAATAGGCCCTGTTCCGGAAGTACTTGTCCAGAAAATGGCGGGTGAGCCAAAGCCGCCAGTTGACGCTCAAGATTCTTCGGGTAAACGAGTAAAAGACGCTGACCGGGGTAGCGATAATAAAAATGCCAAGATACAAAAGCAGATTTTTATTGAACGCCGGAATATTTTTTTCCGAAAGGGCGGTCATGAAATCCCTGCCGACAAAATTCAACGTCACATTTAAAGCTGTAAAGGAAAAAAGCAGCAAAAGCAAAAGCACAAGTACGCCCGTTGCGCGCCACTTTTCGGCGGAAAGCCAGTACATTTTGGCAATCTCCCAAAAACGCTTCCACAGGCGCCGGTCAAAAACATTCGTTTCCAAATAAATCTCCTGTAACAGGTCAACGGCGATATTTTTTATATCCGGAAAATACCCAGACCCCTCCCCAGAAAATGAAGGCGGGGGCAATCCCGGTGTACAGATATAACAATAAGTTCGTGTCCCAGGGCTCTATAATTGCCGCAAGACCCGCAAGCCATAAAATGGTAACCAGTATCGCCAGGCGCATCCAGCCGGTAAGTACGGGGAGTTGGGCGGCCGCGCGAGTAGCTGTTTTGCCTGCCCTCTGCCGGGGAATATAAAACAGCGCCAAAACGATAACGATCAGCAGCAAGATTTCCTGCATGTCCAGCCTCGGGGTTAAAAAGTTTTGTCTTGATTTAGCGCCTTTTCCAAGACAGACTCCATTCCTTTACGAATTGCTTCGAGCCTTGGCTGCGTCTGTGCCTCGAAGCGCAGAACAAGCACCGGCTGTGTGTTGGAGGCCCTGATGAGCCCCCAGCCGTCGCTGAAATTGACCCGTACCCCGTCGATGGCAACAATGTCATGGCCCTCTTTGTAATAATTGCGAATTGACTCCACAATTCCGAATTTCCGGTGGTCGGGGCAGTCTCGTCTGATTTCGGGGGTTGAAAAACTCTCCGGGACATCGGATAAAAGTGTGGATAGCTTCTGTTCTGTTTGCGAAAGAATCTCCAGAAGGCGCAATGATGCGTAAATGGCGTCGTCAAACCCGAAATAGCGATCCGCAAAAAAGATATGGCCGCTCATTTCGCCGGCAAGGAGGGCATTTTCCTCTTTCATCTTGCCCTTGATCAGCGAGTGGCCGGCTTTCCACATGATGGCGCGCCCGCCATGATTGGCAATGTCGTCGTAGAGCTTTTGCGAACATTTTACCTCGCCGATAATTGCGGCGCCGGGATTGTCTTTCAGGATAAAGCGGGCAAAAAGCAGCAACAGCTCATCCCCCCACAGCACTTTTCCCTGATCCGTGACCACGCCGATCCGGTCGGCATCACCGTCATAGGCAATGCCGAGGTCGGCTTTTTCCCCGAGGACGCGGCGAACCAGTTCCTGAAGATTTTCCGGAACGGTCGGATCGGGGAAGTGGTTGGGAAAGCGGCCGTTCGGATCGCAGTATAGATCGGTAACCTGGCAGCCATATCTCTTTAACAGGGGCAGGGCAAATATCCCGCCTACCCCGTTTCCGGCATCGAGAACGATTTTTTTCCCGGGCTTGATCGTTACATGTTCGAACAGGTAGTTCTCATAAGCTTCGGCAATGTCCTGACGATTATATTGACCAGCGCCGTTTACGTAGTCTCCCGCTTCCATGATCTTCCGTAATTCCTGAATCTGCTCGCCATAGATCGTATCGGGGCCGATGCATATTTTGAAACCATTGAAATCAGGAGGGTTATGGCTTCCTGTGACCATGACGCCGCCTTCCGTCCGGAGATGGCGGATGGCAAAATAGAGGATCGGGGTTGCACACAGGCCGATATCGATAACAGCGATTCCGGCAGACATGATCCCTTTCCCCACTTGCGACAGGTAGCTCTCTGAGCTAAGACGACAATCCCTTCCCAGAGCCATCTTTTTTACCCCGGCACGGGCTGCATACGAACCGATAGCCTTACCCAACAGATAAACAAATTCCTCGTCAAGATCGACTCCTACAAGGCCCCGGACATCGTACTCGCGAAACACCGCTGGATTCATTTTCACCTCGTGATTTGTTTATATGAACCGCATCTTCAATTCGTACACACAATCATCTCTTCTCATGGTTATGTCGAATCCGCCCTTTTCAAATACATGAAGCATCGCCCTGTTCTCGGGAAGAACCTCGGCGGTAAAGCCCAGAAGTCCTTCTTTCCGGGCGATGTTTGTCAGACAGGCAAGCAGTTCCTGGGCAATGCCCCGATTCTGAAAATCGTCGCGGACGGCAAATGCTGCCTCCGCGGTATGCGAACCCGGATGAATCGAGTATTGTCCAATCCCTACAATCACTTCCTTTTTTGAGGTTCCTGTGACGGCAAGGATCACGATTTCCTTGGAATAATCGATAACCACGAATTCCTGAAGGCGTTCATGCGGCATGTCGATTCGGGACGAGATGAAGCGGCGGTTCATGCTGTTTTCGGAAAGGGAATAGAAAAAATCCTTCAACAGGGGTTCGTCGCTGATCTTTACCGGCCGCAGGAAAAGCTGCAAGCCGGTTTTCGTCGTTCGGTACGTCTCTATGTGTTCCGGATATTCCCCTTTTTCTCCAGGGATGAAGGCCTGATCGGCGTAGATCAGCCCTCTTTTTTTCGCCTCCTCGACAAGCCAGGGGCGGAATTTGGGGTGGGCGATTGCAATCAGCGACATCGCCCTCTCCCTGATGTTTTTCCCGTGCAGATAGGCAATGCCGTATTCAGTCACGACATAGCGGACATCGCCGCGGTTCAGCGTTACCCCGGCGGCTTCCCGGAGCGACGGGACTATGCGGGAAACGCTATCCTCCCGGGCGGTTGCTTTCATCGTCAGAATGGTTCTGCCGCCTTTCGCAAGCAGGGCGCCCCGCATGAAATCCTGATGGCCGCCGATGCCGCTGTAAAAAGAACCGCCAATCGATTCGGCCGTGGACTGGCCGGTCAAATCGATTTCCAGGGCGCTGTTGATGGCAACCATATTGTCCTGTTGCGCGATGATGAGCGGGTTATTTGTGTAGTCGATTGTTCTAAAGAGAATGGAAGGGTTGTCATGAAGAAATTGATAGGTTGCCTTTTTGCCCATCGCAAAGGTCGCTACGGTTTTCCCGGGATTGATCGTTTTGCGGGAGTTATCGACAACCCCGGCTTGGATGAGCGAGGCAATCCCGTCACTGAGCAGTTCGGTATGCACTCCGAGATGCTGTTTATGGGTTAGTTTAGACAAAACGGCGTTCGGCAGGCCGCCATAACCGACCTGGATGGTGTCGCCGTCCTTGACAAGTCCTGCGACGTACTCACCGATTTTTTGCATGGTATCATCAACAGTTACATCGGGAAGTTCAAGTAACGCTTCCTCTTTCTCAATAATAAACCGAACATCCCTGATATGGATGAATCCGTCTCCATGTACGCGCGGCATGGCGGAATTTACCTGCGCAATGATCAGCGACGCATGGTCAATTGCCGCCTTTACCATATCGACGCTTACCCCCAGACTCATATATCCATGCTCATCAGGGGGGGATGTCTGGATCAGGGCTGCATCAATCTTGACAGCGCTGCTTCTGATAAGCTCAGGTACGTTGGACAAAGAGACGGGCGTGTAATCGGCCATCCCCTCATTTACCGGCCCGCGGATATTGTTGCCGATGAAAAAGGAGTTGAGGCGGAAATTGCTTTTGAATTTCAAATCGGTGTAAGGGGCAACGCCGAAGGAATAAACATGAATGATCTCCGTATCAAAAAATGCCTTGGGGTGGGAATCAACATAATTGACCATTGCCTGGACGAGGAATTGCGGCTCTCCGCAGCCGGATACTACAAAGATGTGATCTCCCCGGTGAATGTTGCCAAAAACAAGCGCTGCGTCGGCAAATTTTTCGGGATACAATTTTTTCCAGTCATCGAGGGAATTCATGGGCGCTTTAAAACCTGTTATCGGATCCGGTTTGCCGGATAATGTTTTCACAGTCGCTGCCTCATTGCTTACAGCGCGCAGGCATACTAAGCGGCGCGCCTCTATCTGTCAAGAAAAGATTGCAGCAAGCAGGCGGCGCTGTTGCTTGATCATTTTACTCATTGAGGCCACCGCTGATCATGCCGGAGAGCCGGCCGACAGATAACCGGATGATAGTTTTCTCGAGATTACTGGGCCTTTTCTATTTTCGGGAAGGCGGTAATCCATTACTATGCTGAGAAAATCTACCGTGATGTTGAAGGTTGCCCCCCAGAGAATTTCCTCTTTTCCGTCATTTCCGTAATGAATTAGGCAAGGGTAGGCGATTGGCGGTGTATTTTGCCCGGGTGTCTCTATTTCAAGAGAGCCTATCGCAGCGGGATTATAGAACGAGGCGAGGGGTATCTCCACGATCTTTTCCACCTCGCTGTTGGGACAAAGCAAGCCATGATTTTTTACAAAACCGGCAATGGGGAAGATGGTACGTTTAAAAAAAATGAGATTGTAGGTGGGCAGGGGGCCGATCAGCTCGGTATGAAAAGGCGAAAGACCTGTTTCCTCCCATGCTTCGCGCAGGGCGGTTGTCATAAAAAGGGTAATTAGACGGGATGATTTGGACTTTTTCCCGTCAGTTGCACTGGCGGCATTATGCCTCAGCGCCGGCAGCAGGCGATAAAGAAAGATATATCTCAGAATTCGATCGCCTATGGGATTAAGCATTCCGCCGGGAAAGCTCAGATCACCGGCCTGGGCTACGGTGGAAGAGCGTTTTATCAGCAGGATGACGAACGAACCGGTTGTCCCAGCTTTGCCCAGCGAAGATTTGCGAAAAATCAGCGGCATCAAAACCCCGGCGGCAAGACGGCGGTCGTTTTTATTGGCCAGTAATTTCAGGTTCATCCAGGCATCATTGTAATCAGAAGGATGCGCCCAGATTCTTTCTGTCACCCGCTGTAGAAAGAGTTCCCTTTTTGTGAAAATATCGGGAATTTCATGCGCTTGCATTATCTACTCTCCAGATGCGCAATCAGTCGGGCGATCTGGCGTTCATACCAGCATCCGAAGGGAAAAGGATCAATAAAACCGCAATGGCCGCCGTAGCGCTGAATCGAGACATACAGAAGCGGATTCGCGGGCAGTTGATAGAAGTCTTCCACGGGGACGGCCGGATCATCCTGAGCCATAATAATGAAGGCCGGCATCGTAAGCGAGGCCAGAGCATTGCCAGTCAGCGTGTAAATATTGAAATATTCGCGGTAATTATTGAATTGGGGATACCATGCCATGATGGCTTCCGTAAACGGCATCAACTTTTTGTGGTGCATTATCGAGTCGAAGTTGTAAAGATCGGGGAAGCATTTTTGTTTTTGCCGTAAAGAGCGCTTCCATTTTGCCATGAAATAGCGGCGATAAACCGCCGGTCCCTCATCGATTGCAAGCGTTGCCTTGTAGGGATCGATGGCCGGACTGATGGCAAACACCATTTTCAGGTTGTCTATGGGAGCAAGTGCCTGTTTCAGCGCGATTCTCAGTGCAAAGTTGCCCCCGAGGGAAAAGCCTATCAGAAAGCAGGGAAGGGTCGGTTGCCGGCTGGCGATAGTCCTTACCGCGCTGGCCGCTTCTTCGGTCAGCGCGCCGTGAAAGAGCCCTTCGTTGAGGCCATGACTGTTGCCGTGATCCCGTAAATTGAGACGAAATACCTCATAGCCGAGCCGGTAGAAAAAGCGGCCGGTGGAAAGCATATAGGTGGAATCGGAACTTCCCTCCCAGCCGTGGATAATAATAATAATCCCTGCCGGTTTTCTATTTTTTTGCCGGGAGCGATATCCCCGCAGACGAACGCCTTCGCCTGCGCCGACAATATTTTCTTCAGCAGCGTCCAGCATCTCGTTTTTCCCGGACGCCCTTATGTGCAGACTCCCGAAGGTTGTCTGGATGTGGGTGTTTCGGAAAAAAAAGGATGGGGAAAAAGGTTCGTCCAGCAAGCTGTCCATGATGATCTCTCGTGGTAAAAATGCAAAAGCCCGGTCAGGGACCGGGCTTTTGCATTGAATGGTGGCGGTGCAGGGAATTGAACC
Protein-coding sequences here:
- a CDS encoding ABC transporter ATP-binding protein/permease, yielding METNVFDRRLWKRFWEIAKMYWLSAEKWRATGVLVLLLLLLFSFTALNVTLNFVGRDFMTALSEKNIPAFNKNLLLYLGIFIIATPVSVFYSFTRRILSVNWRLWLTRHFLDKYFRNRAYYHIKDNREIDNPDQRISQDISAFTATSLEFLSIIFFSIVQLISFIGILWGISIKLVLILLGYAAFGTTVTFFFGKKLVNLNFMQLRKEADLRYGLVHVRDNAESIAFYRGEEREQNQVKDRLLIAIKNLRFLIGWQRNLEFFTKGYEYLILVLPVVVMAPLYFAGQIKFGVVTQAESAFVQVLGALSIIVSQFEQLTGFVAGITRLETFSTAIDDSSSSKRVEDAPRIAAKEESHLELRRVTLKTPDDKKTLIRDLSVRARSGKGLLITGVSGVGKSSLLRAVAGLWETGEGMIERPPFDQMLFLPQRPYMVIGSLREQLLYPHTEKTVDDATLISALERVNLKDLPERVGGLDAELDWGQLLSLGEQQRLAFARLLLTAPRYALLDEATSALDEANEANLYHELQKSGATYISVGHRSSLLAFHEQVLQLRGNGEWLFDSRDILNNPHGAAIPPLLTAT
- a CDS encoding phosphomannomutase/phosphoglucomutase — protein: MNPAVFREYDVRGLVGVDLDEEFVYLLGKAIGSYAARAGVKKMALGRDCRLSSESYLSQVGKGIMSAGIAVIDIGLCATPILYFAIRHLRTEGGVMVTGSHNPPDFNGFKICIGPDTIYGEQIQELRKIMEAGDYVNGAGQYNRQDIAEAYENYLFEHVTIKPGKKIVLDAGNGVGGIFALPLLKRYGCQVTDLYCDPNGRFPNHFPDPTVPENLQELVRRVLGEKADLGIAYDGDADRIGVVTDQGKVLWGDELLLLFARFILKDNPGAAIIGEVKCSQKLYDDIANHGGRAIMWKAGHSLIKGKMKEENALLAGEMSGHIFFADRYFGFDDAIYASLRLLEILSQTEQKLSTLLSDVPESFSTPEIRRDCPDHRKFGIVESIRNYYKEGHDIVAIDGVRVNFSDGWGLIRASNTQPVLVLRFEAQTQPRLEAIRKGMESVLEKALNQDKTF
- a CDS encoding GNAT family N-acetyltransferase, with protein sequence MNSLDDWKKLYPEKFADAALVFGNIHRGDHIFVVSGCGEPQFLVQAMVNYVDSHPKAFFDTEIIHVYSFGVAPYTDLKFKSNFRLNSFFIGNNIRGPVNEGMADYTPVSLSNVPELIRSSAVKIDAALIQTSPPDEHGYMSLGVSVDMVKAAIDHASLIIAQVNSAMPRVHGDGFIHIRDVRFIIEKEEALLELPDVTVDDTMQKIGEYVAGLVKDGDTIQVGYGGLPNAVLSKLTHKQHLGVHTELLSDGIASLIQAGVVDNSRKTINPGKTVATFAMGKKATYQFLHDNPSILFRTIDYTNNPLIIAQQDNMVAINSALEIDLTGQSTAESIGGSFYSGIGGHQDFMRGALLAKGGRTILTMKATAREDSVSRIVPSLREAAGVTLNRGDVRYVVTEYGIAYLHGKNIRERAMSLIAIAHPKFRPWLVEEAKKRGLIYADQAFIPGEKGEYPEHIETYRTTKTGLQLFLRPVKISDEPLLKDFFYSLSENSMNRRFISSRIDMPHERLQEFVVIDYSKEIVILAVTGTSKKEVIVGIGQYSIHPGSHTAEAAFAVRDDFQNRGIAQELLACLTNIARKEGLLGFTAEVLPENRAMLHVFEKGGFDITMRRDDCVYELKMRFI
- a CDS encoding CoA pyrophosphatase; the protein is MQAHEIPDIFTKRELFLQRVTERIWAHPSDYNDAWMNLKLLANKNDRRLAAGVLMPLIFRKSSLGKAGTTGSFVILLIKRSSTVAQAGDLSFPGGMLNPIGDRILRYIFLYRLLPALRHNAASATDGKKSKSSRLITLFMTTALREAWEETGLSPFHTELIGPLPTYNLIFFKRTIFPIAGFVKNHGLLCPNSEVEKIVEIPLASFYNPAAIGSLEIETPGQNTPPIAYPCLIHYGNDGKEEILWGATFNITVDFLSIVMDYRLPENRKGPVISRKLSSGYLSAGSPA
- a CDS encoding alpha/beta fold hydrolase, which encodes MDSLLDEPFSPSFFFRNTHIQTTFGSLHIRASGKNEMLDAAEENIVGAGEGVRLRGYRSRQKNRKPAGIIIIIHGWEGSSDSTYMLSTGRFFYRLGYEVFRLNLRDHGNSHGLNEGLFHGALTEEAASAVRTIASRQPTLPCFLIGFSLGGNFALRIALKQALAPIDNLKMVFAISPAIDPYKATLAIDEGPAVYRRYFMAKWKRSLRQKQKCFPDLYNFDSIMHHKKLMPFTEAIMAWYPQFNNYREYFNIYTLTGNALASLTMPAFIIMAQDDPAVPVEDFYQLPANPLLYVSIQRYGGHCGFIDPFPFGCWYERQIARLIAHLESR